A genomic region of Megalobrama amblycephala isolate DHTTF-2021 linkage group LG6, ASM1881202v1, whole genome shotgun sequence contains the following coding sequences:
- the stat4 gene encoding signal transducer and activator of transcription 4 isoform X1, with product MSQWKQIQQLDIKFLEQVDYFYDDNFPMELRQVLANWIETQDWETASNHESMATVLFNNFLIQLERQCSQEQNFLHRHNLKRIFHQIQVKYKANPIHMAAVICNCLREERRILSTASMQEQGPLEKSMQNSAAMEKQKVLDNKVAVIRSSVQMLDQAVKYLEDMQDDFDFRYKTLQLRDPVERNSLSMKQEVTTLQEILNRLDFKRKEILSKIADVIKEIEALISSQLNPELKEWKRRQQIACIGGPVLIGLDQLQNWFTLTAQSLFQIKRQLDKLGELILKVTYESDPIPLQRPQMEEQVKYLIYHLIKSSFVVEKQPCMPTHPQKPLIIKTQVQFTTKVRLLVKLPEVDYQLKVKTTFDKDLPPGKVNRQFFILTNNTKVMDVEESTGCLSVEFRHLQLKERKCPTGGKGNEGPLSVTEELHSLNFEAMLMLQGLDIDLETCSLPLVVISNVSQLPGGWASVMWYNLLTDDPKNLGFFSNPLRASWSQLSEVLSWQFSSFAGRGLNKEQLNMLGDKLLGQHASFNDSQVSWSKFWKENIHGKSFSFWLWLDSILDLIKKHLLPVWIDGYIMGFVSKEMERALLKEKEPGTFLLRFSESHLGGITFTWVEQDENGDPKFISVEPYTKNRLNALPIADIIRDYKVIADGVVPENPLKFLYPDIPKDEAFGKHYNSQQNKVCPYIQTQLVPISRRNGPVQHACSSPEPPMSPGMFEIITQHLSPFEFESAMSSP from the exons ATGAGTCAATGGAAACAAATTCAGCAACTGGATATTAAGTTCCTCGAACAGGTGGACTATTTTTATGATGACAACTTTCCAATGGAGCTGAGGCAGGTGCTGGCCAACTGGATTGAAACCCAGGATTG GGAAACAGCTTCAAACCATGAATCTATGGCTACTGTACTCTTCAATAACTTCCTCATTCAGCTGGAGAGGCAGTGCTCTCAGGAGCAGAACTTTCTTCACAGGCACAACCTAAAACGAATATTTCATCAAATACAG GTGAAATACAAGGCGAATCCTATTCACATGGCTGCTGTCATCTGTAACTGCCTGAGGGAAGAAAGACGCATCTTATCCACAGCCAGCATGCAGGAACAG GGTCCACTGGAGAAGTCAATGCAAAACTCAGCCGCTATGGAGAAGCAGAAAGTTCTTGACAACAAAGTGGCAGTGATAAGAAGCAGCGTTCAG ATGCTGGACCAGGCTGTTAAGTATCTTGAAGACATGCAGGACGATTTTGACTTTCGCTACAAAACGCTCCAACTTCGAG ATCCAGTTGAGAGGAACTCTCTGTCCATGAAGCAAGAAGTCACTACACTTCAGGAAATACTGAACCGCCTGGATTTCAAGAGAAAG GAGATTTTGTCAAAAATTGCAGATGTTATAAAGGAAATCGAAGCCCTGATTTCCTCCCAGCTTAACCCTGAACTTAAGGAATGGAAACGGAGGCAACAGATCGCCTGCATCGGAGGACCGGTTCTGATAGGACTGGACCAGCTCCAGAACTG GTTTACCCTGACAGCCCAGAGTCTGTTCCAGATTAAACGGCAGCTGGACAAACTGGGCGAGCTGATTCTGAAGGTCACTTACGAAAGTGATCCAATCCCTCTCCAGAGACCTCAGATGGAAGAGCAAGTCAAATACCTCATCTACCACCTCATTAAAAG CTCCTTTGTGGTGGAGAAGCAGCCCTGCATGCCTACACACCCTCAAAAACCTCTAATCATCAAAACACAGGTGCAGTTTACCACCAAGGTCAG ATTGCTGGTTAAGTTACCTGAAGTGGATTATCAACTCAAAGTCAAGACGACATTTGATAA AGACCTTCCACCAGGCAAAGT GAACAGACAGTTCTTCATCCTCACCAACAACACCAAAGTGATGGATGTTGAGGAGTCGACTGGCTGCCTTTCTGTAGAGTTCAGGCATCTG CAGCTGAAAGAGAGAAAGTGTCCTACCGGAGGAAAAGGAAACGAG GGTCCCCTGTCAGTAACAGAGGAGTTACACTCTCTCAACTTTGAGGCCATGCTGATGCTACAGGGCCTGGATATTGATCTTGAG ACTTGCTCCCTGCCACTGGTGGTCATCTCCAATGTCAGTCAGCTCCCAGGGGGCTGGGCCTCCGTCATGTGGTACAACCTGTTAACTGACGACCCTAAG AACCTCGGGTTCTTCAGTAACCCTTTGCGGGCAAGTTGGAGTCAACTCTCAGAGGTGCTCAGTTGGCAGTTCTCGAGTTTTGCAGGCCGAGGACTCAACAAGGAGCAGCTTAACATGCTGGGAGATAAACTTCTGG GTCAACACGCTTCTTTTAATGACAGCCAGGTTTCTTGGTCCAAGTTCTGGAAG GAAAACATCCATGGCAAATCATTTAGTTTTTGGCTGTGGCTAGACTCTATCCTGGACCTtattaagaaacatttactTCCTGTTTGGATTGATGG TTACATAATGGGATTTGTGAGTAAAGAGATGGAACGTGCCTTATTAAAGGAGAAGGAGCCAGGGACATTCCTGCTACGCTTTAGCGAAAGTCACCTTGGAGGAATCACCTTCACCTGGGTGGAGCAGGAtgaaaatg GAGACCCAAAGTTCATCTCTGTAGAGCCTTACACGAAAAACCGTCTCAACGCCTTGCCCATTGCTGATATAATACGGGACTATAAGGTCATTGCAGATGGTGTTGTCCCAGAGAATCCTCTGAAGTTCCTTTATCCCGACATCCCGAAGGACGAGGCTTTTGGAAAACATTACAATAGCCAGCAAAACAAAG tTTGTCCTTACATTCAGACACAGTTAGTTCCAATTTCCCGTCGGAA TGGTCCTGTCCAACATGCATGTTCCTCTCCTGAACCTCCAATGTCTCCTGGAATGTTTGAAATTATCACCCAGCACCTCAGTCCCTTTGAGTTTGAAAGCGct ATGAGTTCACCGTAG
- the stat4 gene encoding signal transducer and activator of transcription 4 isoform X2 yields the protein MSQWKQIQQLDIKFLEQVDYFYDDNFPMELRQVLANWIETQDWETASNHESMATVLFNNFLIQLERQCSQEQNFLHRHNLKRIFHQIQVKYKANPIHMAAVICNCLREERRILSTASMQEQGPLEKSMQNSAAMEKQKVLDNKVAVIRSSVQMLDQAVKYLEDMQDDFDFRYKTLQLRDPVERNSLSMKQEVTTLQEILNRLDFKRKEILSKIADVIKEIEALISSQLNPELKEWKRRQQIACIGGPVLIGLDQLQNWFTLTAQSLFQIKRQLDKLGELILKVTYESDPIPLQRPQMEEQVKYLIYHLIKSSFVVEKQPCMPTHPQKPLIIKTQVQFTTKVRLLVKLPEVDYQLKVKTTFDKDLPPGKVNRQFFILTNNTKVMDVEESTGCLSVEFRHLLKERKCPTGGKGNEGPLSVTEELHSLNFEAMLMLQGLDIDLETCSLPLVVISNVSQLPGGWASVMWYNLLTDDPKNLGFFSNPLRASWSQLSEVLSWQFSSFAGRGLNKEQLNMLGDKLLGQHASFNDSQVSWSKFWKENIHGKSFSFWLWLDSILDLIKKHLLPVWIDGYIMGFVSKEMERALLKEKEPGTFLLRFSESHLGGITFTWVEQDENGDPKFISVEPYTKNRLNALPIADIIRDYKVIADGVVPENPLKFLYPDIPKDEAFGKHYNSQQNKVCPYIQTQLVPISRRNGPVQHACSSPEPPMSPGMFEIITQHLSPFEFESAMSSP from the exons ATGAGTCAATGGAAACAAATTCAGCAACTGGATATTAAGTTCCTCGAACAGGTGGACTATTTTTATGATGACAACTTTCCAATGGAGCTGAGGCAGGTGCTGGCCAACTGGATTGAAACCCAGGATTG GGAAACAGCTTCAAACCATGAATCTATGGCTACTGTACTCTTCAATAACTTCCTCATTCAGCTGGAGAGGCAGTGCTCTCAGGAGCAGAACTTTCTTCACAGGCACAACCTAAAACGAATATTTCATCAAATACAG GTGAAATACAAGGCGAATCCTATTCACATGGCTGCTGTCATCTGTAACTGCCTGAGGGAAGAAAGACGCATCTTATCCACAGCCAGCATGCAGGAACAG GGTCCACTGGAGAAGTCAATGCAAAACTCAGCCGCTATGGAGAAGCAGAAAGTTCTTGACAACAAAGTGGCAGTGATAAGAAGCAGCGTTCAG ATGCTGGACCAGGCTGTTAAGTATCTTGAAGACATGCAGGACGATTTTGACTTTCGCTACAAAACGCTCCAACTTCGAG ATCCAGTTGAGAGGAACTCTCTGTCCATGAAGCAAGAAGTCACTACACTTCAGGAAATACTGAACCGCCTGGATTTCAAGAGAAAG GAGATTTTGTCAAAAATTGCAGATGTTATAAAGGAAATCGAAGCCCTGATTTCCTCCCAGCTTAACCCTGAACTTAAGGAATGGAAACGGAGGCAACAGATCGCCTGCATCGGAGGACCGGTTCTGATAGGACTGGACCAGCTCCAGAACTG GTTTACCCTGACAGCCCAGAGTCTGTTCCAGATTAAACGGCAGCTGGACAAACTGGGCGAGCTGATTCTGAAGGTCACTTACGAAAGTGATCCAATCCCTCTCCAGAGACCTCAGATGGAAGAGCAAGTCAAATACCTCATCTACCACCTCATTAAAAG CTCCTTTGTGGTGGAGAAGCAGCCCTGCATGCCTACACACCCTCAAAAACCTCTAATCATCAAAACACAGGTGCAGTTTACCACCAAGGTCAG ATTGCTGGTTAAGTTACCTGAAGTGGATTATCAACTCAAAGTCAAGACGACATTTGATAA AGACCTTCCACCAGGCAAAGT GAACAGACAGTTCTTCATCCTCACCAACAACACCAAAGTGATGGATGTTGAGGAGTCGACTGGCTGCCTTTCTGTAGAGTTCAGGCATCTG CTGAAAGAGAGAAAGTGTCCTACCGGAGGAAAAGGAAACGAG GGTCCCCTGTCAGTAACAGAGGAGTTACACTCTCTCAACTTTGAGGCCATGCTGATGCTACAGGGCCTGGATATTGATCTTGAG ACTTGCTCCCTGCCACTGGTGGTCATCTCCAATGTCAGTCAGCTCCCAGGGGGCTGGGCCTCCGTCATGTGGTACAACCTGTTAACTGACGACCCTAAG AACCTCGGGTTCTTCAGTAACCCTTTGCGGGCAAGTTGGAGTCAACTCTCAGAGGTGCTCAGTTGGCAGTTCTCGAGTTTTGCAGGCCGAGGACTCAACAAGGAGCAGCTTAACATGCTGGGAGATAAACTTCTGG GTCAACACGCTTCTTTTAATGACAGCCAGGTTTCTTGGTCCAAGTTCTGGAAG GAAAACATCCATGGCAAATCATTTAGTTTTTGGCTGTGGCTAGACTCTATCCTGGACCTtattaagaaacatttactTCCTGTTTGGATTGATGG TTACATAATGGGATTTGTGAGTAAAGAGATGGAACGTGCCTTATTAAAGGAGAAGGAGCCAGGGACATTCCTGCTACGCTTTAGCGAAAGTCACCTTGGAGGAATCACCTTCACCTGGGTGGAGCAGGAtgaaaatg GAGACCCAAAGTTCATCTCTGTAGAGCCTTACACGAAAAACCGTCTCAACGCCTTGCCCATTGCTGATATAATACGGGACTATAAGGTCATTGCAGATGGTGTTGTCCCAGAGAATCCTCTGAAGTTCCTTTATCCCGACATCCCGAAGGACGAGGCTTTTGGAAAACATTACAATAGCCAGCAAAACAAAG tTTGTCCTTACATTCAGACACAGTTAGTTCCAATTTCCCGTCGGAA TGGTCCTGTCCAACATGCATGTTCCTCTCCTGAACCTCCAATGTCTCCTGGAATGTTTGAAATTATCACCCAGCACCTCAGTCCCTTTGAGTTTGAAAGCGct ATGAGTTCACCGTAG